The window GTGCCATGAACTTTGAGATTACGCTAAAAGTGAAGGAAGGCAGCACGGAGTCTAGGGATAAAGTTTTAAGCTTCCTGGCTGTTCCTCATGACACTGTTAACTGTTTGGAGCTCTCCTGCGCAACAGATAGGAAATACATCAGCAAGCTCAGCACACTGGAGTTTACAATGAGTCAAATTGCTCGCTCCGTGGAGGCGACAATCAGCGTGCAAATGGTCGATGGGTCGTCATGGCCACACGGTGTCCGAGGTGAATTTTCCGCCTGTACCACCAGTATGGCCGACAGGAAAGTAGTTCTACTCGATTCTGGAAGCGAGAAGGAAGTGGAGGTTGGTGCAGATGGCATGATCCAGCTATCTAGGTGTGTCGCTTCCGTCGAATTCACCGGAGAGCTGAAGGTTTGTGTGGTTGCATGGTGGCAAGGCGAGGTGAAACCCAAGAAAGCTTGGAAGGTTTTCAAGCCCAAGAAAGCTGGTAGGAACTATGGCACCTTCAATCTTGGCCGCGCGTGTAAGGTGAAAGTCACCGTTGCCTGGTCGCTTCTTTCCTACTATCCGGTTAACCGCCCCAATAGTCCTTACGGTTCACTGGCTTTACTCAGGGAGGCAGAGGGACGTAGTACTGTCTAGCAGTGTTAGAGTTGTGATATACTTCTGGTGCGCCTTGTTCGGGCGTTGCATGAACACATGAAGTTTAGATTGTACTAGTAGTAATCATGTGTTGTAGTTTCTTCGAATCCCATGGCCAACTTTGTGTGGATGCGAAGCAGCGCTATGGGTTGAGTTGCTTTGGTGGCGTCCATCGTTTGCATGGACAAGTGTGGTGCCAAAATGGTCGTTTACAAAATGAAGAAGAATTTGTAGGTCCCCGCAACTTTCATAAGTCCTTTACTGAGCTACCATGTTCTACTTTGGATAATCATCCTTCTGCTGTTGACCTTGTTATTGGTGGTAATTGCTCTGAAGAAACTGAAATTATTCAAAGCATGTTTGATATAGAAAATCAACAACATTtttattttgctactcaaaatcctGAAATACCTTTACGTGATGTGTTCTTGATGATGCTTTTTCCACTCATAGTGGAGTTTGTACTCCTATTGGCATTTCTTCTTGCTATGGACTAGGGAGCACTGCCGGTTCCATGGTTGAGTTGAGTTAGATAATGTGATTAAAACTCGCCCTTGTGGTCTAATACACCTCTTTAAGACATCATGATAGGTGTTTTGGGGAATATTCGTGGTCTGGGCTTAATTAGCAAGCATAAACCTGATTTTATTGGTTGTCAAGAAACCAAGAGTCGAAAGCATTTCTCGTTCTTTTAAAAAAAAAACTGGCTCTGGTGATGTTTTTCACCCTTGGCACTTGTTGCCTATTAGTAATACTTCTGGAGGTATCCTTGTTGGATTGAATGAGGATCTTTTTTGATATGATTGGTTCTATTCTTAGGACTTATTGATTAATAGTTACAATGAAAAGTAAGTCTGATGGTTTTTGCTGGCATCAGGTGGTGGTTTATGGTACAACTTATGTTGTGGATAAAGTTGATTTTATTGTTGAGTTGCATGAGGTAATGGGCATGTTATATGTATCCTGTTCTTTTTCcagggtactccctccgtccggaaatacttgtcatcaaaatggataaaaagagacttatctagaactaaaatacatctagatgcatCATCTTTTATCcagtttgatgacaagtatttccggacggagggagtacatatcagCATAANNNNNNNNNNNNNNNNNNNNNNNNNNNNNNNNNNNNNNNNNNNNNNNNNNNNNNNNNNNNNNNNNNNNNNNNNNNNNNNNNNNNNNNNNNNNNNNNNNNNNNNNNNNNNNNNNNNNNNNNNNNNNNNNNNNNNNNNNNNNNNNNNNNNNNNNNNNNNNNNNNNNNNNNNNNNNNNNNNNNNNNNNNNNNNNNNNNNNNNNNNNNNNNNNNNNNNNNNNNNNNNNNNNNNNNNNNNNNNNNNNNNNNNNNNNNNNNNNNNNNNNNNNNNNNNNNNNNNNNNNNNNNNNNNCTTGTTGTTTTGGAGCCTCCTTTGCCACTTTAATAACCAACGCCATATGGTCAGACTCCTCCGTCGGAATATTTTCAACAGCAGTCAACGGGAATAGCGAAGAGAAAGAGTCATTGCAAGTTGCTCTATCCAAACGAACCTGAACATTGTCTTCTCTATCTCTTTTACTGTCCCAAGTATAAGCATAAACAGAGTACCCCAAATCAAGAAGGCCACACTCCGTAAAACAATTCCTGAATTCCTCCATTCGTGACCAACCTCTTTCTTTCTTCCCCTTATGTTCTTCTCGCTAAAAAGCCTCATTAAAATCTCCTGCACGCAGCCGCGGGAAGTCATCTTTGGCGTCTTAGGTAGCAAATAGCGTCCCAAGTCTTCCTTCGCAGCTCCGTCCGAAGTTTGCCGTAGATTCCAGTGAATCTCCAACGGCCATCCTCACTAGATATAACAGCATCCATGAAATATTGACACCATGGGCGCAATGTGACATCATAACCATCTCTCCACCATAATGTCATCCCTCCACTTCGGCCCACACAATCAATGTTTGACCGTGTTTAAAACCCACACTCCACTTCAGTTTGTTCATAGCTGCACTTTTCTTTTTTTATCTCACTTAAGAAAACCACCCCTGGGTTGTATGACCTAATCagatctctcaattcgtccactgcCACGTCCAACCCCAAACCACGACAGTTCTCGGCCAAGATGATCATTGTGACCGACGGCCCCGCAAAGTGGGGTCCGCCGCTGACGTGTTCTCTTCGATACGCTCAAAGACTAACGACACCTTCTGTGCTTCTCGCCAATGAACGCATTATGTGGTGCATATCTCTTTGAGTCTCCCTTCACAGCCCAACCCTGCTTGGACCTTCTCTTCTTCTCCATCGGTCGTGGCTGCTATGACAAGTTTCTTCTCCGATCATCATCCCTCTCCAGCCGGGGTTTTCGAACGTACATGCCCGGCTTCCTCTGACGTGACCTGGAACCTTTACCATAGTCACTGTACCTCTGCTATTGGTATTGCCCATACTTATACTTTTCCTGCTTACCATCAACTCTCTCCTTCCTACGGTACAACTCTTGCCTTAACTCCATGTCTCTCCTCGGCTCGAAGTCATCCTTCATATCGTGTTCCTTCCTCTGACCATCTCTTCCTCCAGGCTTTGTCGGACGATTGACCTCCTATCCCACACCACCAATACCAGATGATCTGTACTCCCGCTCCCTTTCGCCGCCCCCGCTAGTGCGGGAGGCAGCCTAGGGGAGAATTCCCTATGCATGTTGTGGCGGATGGGTCTATCATATACCTTAGGTATGCTCCTGTCCCGCGGCCTGCATCAGATGATCTAGAACTCTCAAAAGAAAAACTCCTATTAGAAGCGACCGGTCTCTGAGAAACATCTTTCTGAGATGAGCTTCGCCTGGCAAAGCACGAATCCACTNNNNNNNNNNNNNNNNNNNNNNNNNNNNNNNNNNNNNNNNNNNNNNNNNNNNNNNNNNNNNNNNNNNNNNNNNNNNNNNNNNNNNNNNNNNNNNNNNNNNNNNNNNNNNNNNNNNNNNNNNNNNNNNNNNNNNNNNNNNNNNNNNNNNNNNNNNNNNNNNNNNNNNNNNNNNNNNNNNNNNNNCCAAGTTTTTTCCTCATCTTTGGGCGATAACCGTAAGTAAAAACCTATCACCATAGGCTCACGAAGCGAAACCTTCGTCCTGACATGCAAGTACTTTCCTCTAGCAAGCCCATTTGACTCAACATCAACCTTCACAATCTCCCCTAGCCACTCGAACCCATGTCTAGATCTTGTCAAAAACCATCTGTGAGGGCCTCGTAGAACCATCATAATCGTTAATCACAACCACATTGAAATCAAATTGCCAGGGGCCATTGAACAACAGGTGCCTCTAGTCACCTTCACTACCAAAGTGAACAAAAAAAATATTCCTACCAATTTCTTTGAACTGAGCCTCCCTGTGGATATCCCAAGCCTTATGCATCACCCTCTCAAAGGCCTTGATGTTGAGTGGTCTGGGAGAGAAAACTCTTCCTACAGCCGACCACTTCATTGCTTTTGGGAGATCTGCCCCTGAATTGAGAAAACAAAGCCCTCTGATTCCTTCTTTGTCAACGTGAGATTTCCCAATCTTGTCGAGAGACTAACTGCCTCCTCCGAAGGTTTGCCATACGCAGGTGATCGAGAAGATTCCCGACTCGCTGAGTCTCCCACCGTCTTGCCCAGCGGTGCCACCTTCTTTGCAGGGGTAGATATCCCTTGCCCTACCATCTCCACCATGGCACCCACAACAGAGAACCGCCCGATCAGATAGTGAGCCCAGGAAATGTTGTTGTTACCCATAACACCACTGTACTTGCACCACCCCTgcgccgaaccctaaccctagtgCCAGTCTAGCAATCACCTCCCAATTGCCTTCTTCGTCGCCGTACGGTTACAGAATGCATTGTGGACCCTCTCTTTTTCACTTTTGTTCTTTTATCCTAGAGCTGATAAGCATTTCTAGTTATCACTGATCTAGAGTTGTGATTTCGTTAATGTTGTAAGATGGACTCGATGACTAAACTAAGCGCTCAGAATTCAAAATTTCACGAGTTCCCCATATGGACGGGAAAATTCAAAATGGCCCTCGAGCTCATATGAGCTCTTTATCTTGGCCATATAATAGCTCTTAGATTTGTGAGATGGCATGCATTAGAGGTTGTATATCATGACAATAAATCATGCATTCCCTTTTCCTATCTCTAGAATCATTAATGTTGGCAGACCAACTAAAGTTGCCATTGACCTGACATCTCCCTCTTTATTTAATGATTCTATAGTAATATAGCTCCATAGATATGGATTTTCTGTAAatcaaaaacatgtagaaaacaactgGCTCTGTGCACTAAATTAATAGAGTAGTTCAGAAAAACAATATAAATTGctataaaaatatatttaaaagtgcgaatataatagcatgaaacaataaaaaaaaatAGATATGCTTGAGACATATCACCCGCTAAAACACCTCCAAAGATGTGAGATCACATCATTCTGGATCTGCACGAGAAAGAGCCACAAGTTTGAGAGGCACTATGAACAGAATCCAGATAATAACATGCTTACCCCAAGGAACGCCCACACGGTTACTTGTCCAAATAGGTTAGGATCGTAGATTCATAGTTTGATATTGAGTGTTGAGGTTAATTAATTACTCCCAACCCAACTTTATCCTTTGAATACAACCCTCTATCCCAAGACACGAGAGAAATACAAGTTTCACCTTGATCACTTTTCCCACTCCATAGACAATGGCTTGTGATCTTATCGATATGTTGAAGAATTTTAAGAGGAATAttaagaacacacacacacacacacacacacacacacaagtagacATGGAGGAGAGGGTTGAGTTAATGGTAGTAGTTTTACTCCAACTGACATAAATGCAATGGTGTTTACTCTTCATTAAATTCCAGCCACTTGTAGTCTTGTATCTAAGTTGTAGAAAATGCCCAAATGAAACAACTTCTCTATTGTTGCACCTAGCTACTACTCCCCCCGTTCCTTTTTACTCCACGTATTAGATTTGagtcaagtcaaactttgcaaagtttgaccaaatatgCATTAAAAAGTATCAATATGTACACAACCAAATATATATACTATGCAACTACATTTCATAATTAATCTAACAgtaaatctaacaatattgatttgacattatgaatgttgatattttttctataagtttggtcaaagtagaaatgctttgactttggacaaaacttatatgcagactaaaaaggaccggagtgaGTAAAACATGCTCATAATCGTTGCATGGTTCATTGAATCATGGTTGCTAGAAGCCGGCAGCAAAGTCACATTCTTTCTAGATGGAGCCCAAGGAGCTTTCACTTAAACATCTAATTGTGTTTCAATCGTTTTGTGCAATCATTCTTGTGTATACACATGGGGTTACATGAAGTTATGACCAAATCGAGTCGAATAAAATTCATGAACTTCAATACTTATTACAAACTAAGTCAAATATAATGAGTTAACACACACATGGCAATTATCATTGCTCATCGGCAATGGCGACAAGAAATAGGCGCAAATAACTTAGTTATTGATTTCAGCTAAATCCTGCAAATTAAATGGTACCATGTCACTCCGCATCATCGCATCCATCATTAAAAAAAGCAAGCTTTATAGATCCAATTTGTTAATTTGCCAATTGGGATCGCATGTGCTGGTGATTTTTTCAAAATTCTTCTCCAACTTATAAGCCATCACTTACACCTTGGCAGCCCATCTTCATCCATGACATCACCCTACCCCCTCAACCAGGGGCGGAGCTACGTGAGGGCCAAACTGGGCCTTGGCCCGCCCAGCCCAGGAGAAAACAGGGAAGGAAGATAGAAAAACAGGGCGTAAAAATCAAGTGTTCGGTGTAGTTTCTGTGTCTGGCCCGCCCAACAATCGGCCCATAGCTCCGCCACTACCCTCAACTGTCCCCCATCGGTTGTACGTTGACACCAAGACCTATAAGTCGGTCATTTACGCCGTCACACCCATCTTCATCCACAACAGTCCCCACCCCCTCAACTGTCCCCCATCGAATGTACGTCGACACCAAGACCTATGGTGACACCTCTCATCGGCACCGTCGGCCGCATCCCAACCCGGTGACCTCACTGCCATAACCACATAAACAACCACTGAATGACCGCCTTAAAATTTCCAAAATGATGTGTGTTTTTGAACAAGTTTTTCAaaacactactactccctccgtcccataatgtaagttcGAGCTTATATTATGGGAGAAGCCGGAGGTTTCATCAGCAAAAGCGGTGCTGAATGGAGCAAGTGACAAGATTGCTTGCTCCACTTCCACTTAACCAACCTAAGCCGAAGAAAGAAAGAGTACGTGNNNNNNNNNNNNNNNNNNNNNNNNNNNNNNNNNNNNNNNNNNNNNNNNNNNNNNNNNNNNNNNNNNNNNNNNNNNNNNNNNNNNNNNNNNNNNNNNNNNNNNNNNNNNNNNNNNNNNNNNNNNNNNNNNNNNNNNNNNNNNNNNNNNNNNNNNNNNNNNNNNNNNNNNNNNNNNNNNNNNNNNNNNNNNNNNNNNNNNNNNNNNNNNNNNNNNNNNNNNNNNNNNNNNNNNNNNNNNNNNNNNNNNNNNNNNNNNNNNNNNNNNNNNNNNNNNNNNNNNNNNNNNNNNNNNNNNNNNNNNNNNNNNNNNNNNNNNNNNNNNNNNNNNNNNNNNNNNNNNNNNNNNNNNNNNNNNNNNNNNNNNNNNNNNNNNNNNNNNNNNNNNNNNNNNNNNNNNNNNNNNNNNNNNNNNNNNNNNNNNNNNNNNNNNNNNNNNNNNNNNNNNNNNNNNNNNNNNNNNNNNNNNNNNNNNNNNNNNNNNNNNNNNNNNNNNNNNNNNNNNNNNNNNNNNNNNNNNNNNNNNNNNNNNNNNNNNNNNNNNNNNNNNNNNNNNNNNNNNNNNNNNNNNNNNNNNNNNNNNNNNNNNNNNNNNNNNNNNNNNNNNNNNNNNNNNNNNNNNNNNNNNNNNNNNNNNNNNNNNNNNNNNNNNNNNNNNNNNNNNNNNNNNNNNNNNNNNNNNNNNNNNNNNNNNNNNNNNNNNNNNNNNNNNNNNNNNNNNNNNNNNNNNNNNNNNNNNNNNNNNNNNNNNNNNNNNNNNNNNNNNNCAGACAGATCTATCTCCTCCCTCCTCgtgctccctccctctctctccccgtcCGGCCGGCCATTCCAGCCGTCGGCCGAGCTGCTCGCGGCCGATCCCTCCCTCCCAGCAACCCAGGCCCCACCCCCGAAGCGCGGCGATGGGCgccggggcgcgggcgacggcggcggcgctgctgctggtggcggcggcgctcgCGGGGGTGGCCGCCGGCGGCGACATCGTCCACCAGGACGACGACGCCCCCAAGATCCCCGGCTGCTCCAACGACTTCATGCTCGTACGTCCCCCGCCACGCCCCACTCCCCCTCCTCCTCACCCCAGCTTCTCCCGAGTCAGTGGAGCGGCCGGCCCCGGTTCTTGATTCCGAGCCGTGCCCGGGTGGCAGGCGGGGCTCCGTTCTGGCCGGGCGCGCGACCCCGGATCCCGAGGAGCCGCGCGCTTGCTCGATCCGTGGATTGTGGAGTTAGGCGGCGCAGCTTTCCATTAAATGCAATTCAGTTAGGTCGATCCGGGCAGGTGCTCCGGCGTGGGCTCTGGAGGAACACCGCCAGCTCTGTTTGGAGTTAGGTATTTTTGTACTGCGAGCTGAGGAGATTCCGTCGCTAATTAATTATCCTGGAGTACTATGTTGCTGGTGGTGCCAGTATACTAGTATTTGATCAGGGGCTAACGACCCTTACTTACTACTGTATTTGACATGAGACCGAGCACCATACGAGCTATCTGAGGCTTTTAGTTGTCACGGTGGAGGTTCGAGAAATGGCCGCTTTTACAAGTCAGAAGTTAGTCAAATGGGGGCAATTATGGCTTTGACATTGCATGATCTGTTAGCTAATACATGTTGATGTCGCTATCGAGGGTTAGTATCTAGCTTTATCTTATTAAGCTGATTGGACTAGTCTTCAAAGCTGCTGGAGTTTCCTATTGTGGAAATTTTCTAGATATGCTGAATGGGTGATAGTGATGATCCAACTTGAAGCATCGTAACGAGGTATTCTGATGCCCTGGAATCATGTAGGAGAATACTACCAACTCAAGATGTCCATAGTCATTTCCAACATCCACCCAATTAGTTGTTGATACACTGCCGTGCGCGTAATCCACTTGAGCAGGTTTACAGTCTACCGTGCACTTATGTTTTCTTTTTATCTAATCAGTGGTCTGGTCATAAGTACCATGACTCATGAGCTCCACCTGGGCTTTTATGTTACCAACTCAGATCCTCATTAATTTTAGCTAATTATTATGGTTCCTGTGGGATTTACCTAGATGGAGGTGGCTATTTGCCTTTGCGTGTTATATAAGTAAACGATAGGAGGGATGTAAGGCGACAACTCAAGGGCGCGAAAATTGAAATTTGGTTAGTATAATCGACTTTGTCGTTTAGGCTCTGTGTCGTAGTGCTGACCCACCGACCGGTTCACGCAAGAGGAGCCAACACGTGAGCGTGGAGTGCCCACATCAACAAGGGAAAATTATGGTTGTCTCTGAATCTCCTATGCTTCTCTTCATCCTCAACGCTGCAGCTCTTTCTTTTTTCCCGACGGAAATTTTGAACTttagcatctactccctccgtcccataatgtaagacgtttttgacactaaacgtcttacattatgggatggagggagtacttatttTTAATGGACAATGTACTCATTCTCAAATGTTGTTTCCTCACCTTGTTTTCAGGTAAaggtgcaaacttgggtgaaaaacAGAGAGACCGATGAGTTTGTTGGTGTTGGTGCTCGGTTTGGCCCCATAATAGAGTCAAAGGAAAAGCACGCGAACCGGACAGGACTACTAATAGCAGAGCCTTTTGATTGTTGTACCCCTCTCAAAGAAAAGGTTACCTTTCTAGAAATTTAGCCATTTGCGAATTTTTTATAGTATCCTACATTGTTGTGTAGTGATTAATTATTCCTTTATCTAGGTTGCTGGAGAAGTTTTGCTAGTGCAAAGAGGAGATTGTAAGTTCACTACAAAAGCTAAGGTTGCTGAAGATGCTGGTGCTTCTGCTATTATAATCCTGAATAATCGGCATGGTATGCCCTATATGACCCGTCTCATAAAATTCAGCACACAATGTTTTCCATGTATGATCTTTCTCAACTGGTATTTAATTAGAAGATAAGATGTTGGGATACAGTTAAATGAGATCAACAAAACAAGTTGCTTGACAATGTACATACCATTTTTTACCACTAGAATGACCATCACAACCTTATTTAAGCCTTTTGATTATTTATTGGACAATTGTTTCTCATAGTTGCGCGTACACATTTGGCAGTGCATGTTTGCATATTTAGAAGAGCACACTTTTGGCTAATGCCTTGTATTTCAACACATGTGTTTGGCGTTAACAAATGGCATATGTTTGTTTGCAGAGCTATACAAGATGGTTTGTGATCAAAATGAAACGGATCTGGATATAAATATACCTGCAGTTCTTCTGCCAAAAGATGCAGGCACCATTTTACAGGGTCTTCTCTCACTTGGTAAAGGTAAATCATTAGGTCTTTAATCCCCCTCaaatcttgtacattgtcctgtgAACACAAGGTTGTCTAATCCCTATATTTGGTTTATATTTATGTATTTGGGACTCTTCTACCATACTGTATTATATTTATAGCTAATAGGCTCTTTCAATTTTCTCAGTGTCAGTGCAGTTATACTCTCCAGATCGACCCCTAGTTGATACG is drawn from Triticum dicoccoides isolate Atlit2015 ecotype Zavitan chromosome 6B, WEW_v2.0, whole genome shotgun sequence and contains these coding sequences:
- the LOC119325118 gene encoding uncharacterized protein LOC119325118 → METEMEVEAEWIGGLDEMEAGTAGKGVVLPENAADLDEMEAEGTADGGATGTTEEKECWEYEAEWEYEQALTFRDSWISIWGDQFGSFEETTAIQPMRYTDAEAPGGYAQPLDSLQIYSIKVADIRGGLRWPIHVYGMIAARDVVDRNRNIVFHRSRDHCQTLTKEDSCLVMTGPTRPIVMLGAMNFEITLKVKEGSTESRDKVLSFLAVPHDTVNCLELSCATDRKYISKLSTLEFTMSQIARSVEATISVQMVDGSSWPHGVRGEFSACTTSMADRKVVLLDSGSEKEVEVGADGMIQLSRCVASVEFTGELKVCVVAWWQGEVKPKKAWKVFKPKKAGRNYGTFNLGRACKVKVTVAWSLLSYYPVNRPNSPYGSLALLREAEGRSTV